A single genomic interval of Roseomonas aeriglobus harbors:
- a CDS encoding cell wall hydrolase, whose amino-acid sequence MARWFSTQGRGALAALAVSLAGAGFSAHAGRTVEGQPDTVPMPSPHPVGFDAQDHFPGAALLYAEEQKDLPVTGATGTVALPAAPVPDTTVEGDASIRPALPFVLRGSTLDKARALQCLTTAIYYEAATEPDNGQAAVAQVILNRVRHPTFPATVCGVVYQGSERRGCQFSFACDGAMARAPMRSAWDRARRVAARALAGYVFAPVGLATHYHTYAVTPTWNRSLVMTGMFGAHLFHRWKGYWGTPIAFRQSYLGGEPTPGPHVPAETPLVLASTSSTVVPPAIATAAAALIAQSASSTPAPTPVAQVQAPHVASGAVQERYADESQILDKWKDSGKPLK is encoded by the coding sequence ATGGCACGGTGGTTTTCGACGCAGGGGCGCGGCGCGCTTGCTGCGCTGGCGGTTTCGCTAGCCGGTGCAGGATTTTCCGCGCATGCCGGGCGCACGGTCGAAGGGCAGCCCGACACTGTCCCGATGCCGTCGCCCCACCCCGTCGGATTCGATGCGCAAGATCATTTCCCCGGCGCCGCGCTGCTGTATGCCGAGGAGCAGAAGGACTTGCCGGTCACCGGCGCGACGGGGACCGTCGCCTTGCCCGCCGCGCCGGTGCCCGACACGACGGTCGAGGGCGATGCTTCGATCCGCCCGGCCCTGCCCTTCGTGCTGCGCGGTTCGACACTCGACAAGGCGCGCGCCCTGCAGTGTCTGACGACTGCCATCTATTACGAAGCCGCGACCGAGCCCGACAATGGTCAGGCCGCGGTCGCACAGGTCATCCTGAACCGCGTGCGCCATCCGACCTTTCCCGCGACCGTGTGCGGCGTCGTCTATCAGGGGTCGGAGCGGCGGGGGTGCCAATTCAGCTTCGCCTGCGATGGCGCGATGGCGCGGGCGCCGATGCGCTCCGCCTGGGACCGCGCGCGGCGAGTCGCGGCGCGGGCGCTTGCGGGCTATGTCTTCGCGCCGGTCGGGCTGGCGACGCATTACCATACCTATGCCGTCACCCCGACATGGAACCGCAGTCTGGTGATGACCGGCATGTTCGGGGCCCACCTGTTCCACCGGTGGAAGGGCTATTGGGGCACGCCGATCGCGTTCCGCCAGTCGTATCTGGGCGGCGAACCGACGCCGGGCCCGCATGTCCCGGCGGAGACGCCGCTGGTGCTGGCCAGCACGTCGTCGACCGTCGTCCCGCCCGCCATCGCAACGGCAGCGGCGGCGCTGATCGCTCAGAGCGCATCCTCGACGCCAGCGCCGACGCCGGTGGCACAGGTTCAGGCTCCGCATGTCGCCAGCGGGGCGGTGCAGGAGCGCTATGCCGACGAGTCCCAGATCCTGGATAAGTGGAAGGACTCGGGCAAGCCGCTGAAGTGA
- a CDS encoding DUF885 domain-containing protein — translation MTFVTFGALALAFAVPAAAAPTDDLKALLADHYAWTLRESPTFASSVGVRDYDTELGDPSLAAEDARAAQATIFLRRLDAIPDTALTTSDRTNKAILRRMLTEQIEGNRFGQRMILFTSYSSPWQGMAGLGERLNFRGKQDYANYLTRLEKLPAVNDIWLAITEQAVTGGYAQPCVSMGGVEGAIRGVVTTDPAASRFYTPFVKAKPRDASDTEWVALQSRARSVIGGRVNPAYTKAADYIRDRYIPACAKVASVAAQPGGPAYYRFAVRQQTTTDLDPEAIHQIGLSEVARIRAAMEGVARSAGFATREAFIAELRTNPKFYAKTSEELLAAASRVAKVIDGKMPTLFYRLPRLPYGVRAIPAEIAEGTTTAYYSQGSPQNRIAGTYYVNTSKLDQRPLWELPSLTAHEAVPGHHMQIAMQQELDLPPLRTRLAHFTAFTEGWGLYAETLGNEMGLYDTPEKQMGRLSYDMWRACRLVVDTGIHAKGWTKEQAVRFMLDNTALSAANIDAEVNRYIAWPGQALGYKLGELKILELRRKAEGALGAKFDLAAFNDAVLEQGSVPLDVLDAHMTDWITRQMNAG, via the coding sequence GTGACCTTCGTGACCTTCGGCGCGCTGGCACTGGCCTTCGCGGTGCCCGCGGCTGCGGCGCCGACCGATGATCTGAAGGCGCTGCTGGCCGATCATTATGCCTGGACGCTCCGTGAAAGCCCGACCTTCGCGTCGTCGGTCGGCGTGCGCGATTATGATACCGAACTGGGCGACCCGTCGCTCGCCGCCGAGGACGCCCGTGCCGCCCAGGCGACGATTTTTCTCAGGCGGCTGGATGCGATCCCCGATACCGCGCTGACGACGTCCGATCGTACGAACAAGGCGATCCTGCGTCGGATGCTGACCGAACAAATCGAGGGCAATCGCTTCGGACAGCGGATGATCCTGTTCACCAGCTATTCCTCACCGTGGCAGGGCATGGCCGGGCTGGGCGAGCGACTGAACTTCCGGGGGAAGCAGGATTACGCCAATTATCTGACCCGCCTCGAGAAGCTGCCGGCGGTGAACGACATTTGGCTGGCGATCACCGAACAGGCGGTGACGGGCGGCTATGCCCAGCCCTGCGTCTCGATGGGCGGGGTCGAGGGCGCGATCCGCGGCGTCGTCACGACCGATCCGGCCGCCTCTCGCTTCTATACGCCGTTCGTCAAGGCCAAGCCGCGGGATGCCAGCGACACCGAATGGGTCGCGCTCCAGTCGCGCGCGAGGAGCGTGATCGGTGGCCGCGTGAACCCGGCCTATACGAAGGCTGCCGACTATATCCGCGACCGCTACATACCCGCCTGCGCGAAGGTCGCGAGTGTGGCAGCCCAGCCGGGCGGGCCGGCATATTATCGCTTTGCCGTGCGCCAGCAGACGACGACCGACCTGGACCCGGAGGCGATCCATCAGATCGGATTGAGCGAAGTCGCCCGCATCCGCGCCGCGATGGAAGGTGTCGCAAGATCGGCCGGCTTCGCAACCCGCGAGGCCTTCATCGCTGAACTTCGCACGAACCCCAAATTCTACGCCAAGACGTCCGAGGAACTGCTGGCCGCCGCCTCGCGCGTCGCCAAGGTCATCGATGGCAAGATGCCGACGCTGTTCTACCGCCTGCCGCGCCTGCCCTACGGCGTGCGCGCGATCCCGGCGGAAATCGCGGAAGGCACCACGACCGCCTATTACAGCCAGGGCAGCCCGCAGAACCGGATCGCGGGGACGTATTACGTCAACACGTCGAAGCTCGACCAGCGCCCGTTGTGGGAGCTACCCTCGCTGACCGCGCACGAAGCGGTGCCGGGGCATCACATGCAGATTGCGATGCAGCAGGAGCTCGACCTGCCGCCGCTGCGGACTCGGCTTGCCCATTTCACCGCCTTCACCGAGGGCTGGGGGCTGTATGCCGAGACTTTGGGCAACGAGATGGGCTTGTACGACACGCCCGAGAAGCAGATGGGGCGCTTGAGCTACGATATGTGGCGCGCCTGCCGGCTGGTCGTCGACACCGGCATTCATGCCAAGGGCTGGACGAAGGAACAGGCGGTTCGATTCATGCTCGATAACACCGCTTTGTCGGCGGCGAACATCGATGCGGAGGTCAACCGCTACATCGCCTGGCCGGGGCAGGCACTGGGCTACAAGCTGGGCGAGCTCAAGATCCTGGAGCTACGGCGTAAGGCGGAAGGGGCGCTGGGCGCAAAGTTCGATCTGGCCGCCTTCAACGACGCCGTACTGGAACAGGGCTCGGTCCCGCTCGACGTGCTCGACGCGCATATGACCGACTGGATTACCAGGCAGATGAACGCCGGATAA
- a CDS encoding type II toxin-antitoxin system Phd/YefM family antitoxin — protein sequence MIDPILAGASISISDFKKNPSAAIAAAGGFPVAILNRNKASAYLVPAEAWAEMIERLEDAELAAIVRDRSDETPVLVALDAL from the coding sequence ATGATCGACCCTATCCTCGCTGGCGCCAGCATCAGCATCAGCGATTTCAAGAAAAACCCGTCGGCCGCCATCGCCGCGGCCGGCGGTTTTCCGGTGGCGATCCTGAACCGCAACAAGGCATCGGCCTATTTGGTCCCTGCCGAAGCCTGGGCCGAAATGATCGAGCGCCTAGAGGATGCCGAACTTGCGGCGATCGTTCGCGACCGCTCCGACGAGACGCCGGTGCTGGTCGCGCTTGATGCGCTATGA
- a CDS encoding alpha/beta hydrolase produces the protein MVQFRDQSPTILTVPGLGGSGPSHWQSLWEAARDDTVRADLGLWDKPHRNSWVTKLDQAIRTAQAPVVLVGHSLGCLAIAWWATLSPQPYGWPVAGALLVAPADVDRHDGPPELAGFAPAPTTPLPFPSIVVASRDDPWIRFERAQALASGWGSHLVDAGSAGHINAASGVGDWAEGQALLAELIDDIGLAHSPNEGRALLAQRLAAPVEARPAS, from the coding sequence ATGGTGCAATTTCGAGACCAGTCCCCGACCATCCTGACCGTGCCGGGCCTTGGTGGCTCCGGGCCCAGCCACTGGCAAAGCCTGTGGGAGGCGGCACGCGACGACACCGTGCGCGCCGACCTGGGCCTGTGGGACAAGCCACATCGCAACAGCTGGGTGACGAAACTCGATCAGGCGATCCGGACCGCACAGGCGCCGGTGGTACTGGTCGGCCATTCGCTCGGCTGTCTCGCGATCGCCTGGTGGGCGACGCTGTCGCCACAGCCTTACGGCTGGCCGGTCGCCGGCGCTCTGCTCGTCGCCCCGGCCGATGTCGATCGCCATGACGGGCCGCCCGAGCTGGCGGGCTTTGCACCGGCGCCGACGACGCCGCTGCCCTTCCCGTCGATCGTGGTGGCCAGTCGCGACGATCCGTGGATTCGGTTCGAGCGCGCACAGGCGCTGGCGAGCGGCTGGGGCAGTCATCTGGTCGACGCCGGCAGCGCAGGGCATATCAACGCGGCGAGTGGCGTGGGCGATTGGGCGGAGGGGCAGGCGCTGCTCGCCGAGCTGATCGACGATATCGGTCTTGCGCATTCGCCGAACGAAGGGCGCGCGTTGCTCGCGCAGCGGCTGGCGGCACCGGTGGAGGCTCGCCCCGCGTCGTGA
- a CDS encoding transcriptional regulator, protein MPSRTAHAPPHAMTDSYRFDAWHLDATDRRLTRDGSPVDVNARYLDALVLLVRENGRLVTKDRFLEEVWRGVPVTDEALTQCIKTLRRTLGDDASRPRFIETVPKHGYRFVAAVAAPDVVVAEIGSPASSITADAIGERRRDALLLGGAGTVGAGMAGLIGGLIYGFAGAAQPVSAGPGAASVLIVMLCLTILIALLGGVGVAFGIALATRAGDARWRILGGAVGGMVVGAFVKLLGIDAITLLFGRSPGNVTGALEGLALGAAVGLAAWLATRMALRRAILAAGVIGGLAGAAIVASGGRMFAGSLMLLSDAFPGSRMRFDALLSLAGDRLGLAVTGAFEGGLFAACLVAAITLAERTLAATRRERAVRTSA, encoded by the coding sequence TTGCCATCCCGCACCGCCCATGCTCCACCGCACGCGATGACCGACAGCTACCGTTTCGATGCTTGGCACCTTGATGCGACCGACCGGCGGCTGACACGCGACGGTAGCCCGGTCGACGTCAACGCCCGCTATCTCGATGCGCTGGTGCTGCTGGTCCGTGAGAACGGCCGGCTGGTGACGAAGGACCGGTTTCTGGAGGAGGTCTGGCGCGGGGTGCCCGTCACCGACGAGGCGCTGACCCAGTGCATCAAGACGCTGCGTCGGACGCTGGGCGACGACGCGAGCCGCCCGCGCTTCATCGAAACGGTCCCCAAGCACGGCTATCGCTTCGTCGCCGCCGTCGCCGCGCCGGACGTGGTGGTCGCCGAAATCGGCTCGCCTGCGTCCTCGATCACTGCCGACGCCATCGGCGAGCGCCGCCGCGACGCGCTGCTGCTCGGCGGTGCGGGGACGGTCGGCGCGGGAATGGCGGGGCTTATCGGCGGCCTGATCTACGGATTTGCCGGCGCCGCGCAGCCGGTGTCGGCGGGGCCGGGGGCGGCATCGGTGTTGATCGTGATGCTGTGCCTGACGATCCTCATCGCGCTGCTCGGCGGGGTCGGGGTCGCGTTCGGCATCGCGCTGGCAACGCGCGCCGGGGACGCGCGCTGGCGCATTCTGGGCGGCGCAGTTGGCGGCATGGTCGTCGGCGCGTTCGTGAAGCTGCTGGGGATCGACGCGATCACGTTGCTGTTCGGGCGTTCGCCGGGGAATGTCACCGGCGCGCTCGAGGGGCTGGCGCTGGGCGCCGCGGTGGGCCTCGCGGCGTGGCTCGCGACCCGTATGGCGCTCCGCCGGGCGATTCTGGCGGCGGGGGTGATCGGCGGGCTGGCGGGCGCTGCGATCGTGGCGTCGGGCGGACGGATGTTCGCCGGCAGCCTGATGCTGTTGTCGGACGCGTTTCCGGGGTCGCGGATGCGTTTCGACGCGCTCCTGTCGCTAGCCGGCGACCGGCTCGGCCTTGCCGTGACCGGCGCATTCGAGGGCGGCCTGTTCGCCGCCTGTCTGGTCGCCGCGATCACGCTCGCCGAACGGACGCTGGCGGCGACCCGGCGGGAGCGGGCGGTCAGAACTTCAGCTTGA
- the recN gene encoding DNA repair protein RecN, which produces MLTALSIRDVVLIEALDLDFAPGLGVLTGETGAGKSILLDSLGLALGARADSGLVRHGAAQASVAASFDLPADHHLTSVLAQNGLDMEPGEPLVIRRVVKADGGSRAFVGGQPVSAALLRELGAYLVEIHGQHDDRGLLAPAGHRALLDAFGRIDAGTCAIAHRAWRDAEAVLAAARAEIEAAARDREWLEHAVAELEALAPEPGEEETLADRRRGMQRAEKIADDLRAVEAFLTDGDGGLSKLRQAARVLERIAPDHEALAEALAAVDRAVIEGAVAEDKLVEAARELSFDPRAQEEDESRLFDLRGMARKHRVQPDDLAALTAELRGRLDRLESGEAGLARLEADVAGTEAAYAAAAEALSVARSSAAERLDTAVATEFAPLKLDAARFRTLVEPLPRDSWGAHGRDRVEFLVATNPGAPFGSLMKIASGGELSRFILALKVALAEEGGAETLIFDEIDRGVGGAVASAIGDRLSRLAKGAQLLVVTHSPQVAARGDQHLLIAKSHDGTVTRTGVRVLDADDRREEIARMLSGAEITAEARAQAERLIAA; this is translated from the coding sequence ATGCTGACCGCGCTTTCCATTCGCGACGTCGTGCTGATCGAGGCGCTCGACCTCGATTTCGCGCCCGGGCTGGGCGTGCTCACCGGCGAGACGGGGGCGGGCAAGTCGATCCTGCTCGATTCGCTGGGGCTGGCGCTGGGTGCGCGGGCGGACAGCGGCCTCGTCCGCCATGGCGCGGCGCAGGCGAGCGTCGCCGCCAGCTTCGACCTGCCGGCCGACCATCATCTGACGTCCGTTCTCGCCCAGAACGGCCTGGATATGGAGCCGGGCGAGCCGCTCGTCATTCGCCGCGTGGTAAAAGCCGATGGCGGCAGCCGCGCGTTCGTCGGCGGCCAGCCGGTGTCGGCGGCGCTATTGCGCGAACTCGGCGCCTATCTCGTCGAAATCCATGGCCAGCACGACGACCGCGGGCTGCTGGCGCCGGCCGGCCACCGCGCCTTGCTCGACGCCTTCGGCCGGATCGATGCCGGGACCTGCGCGATCGCCCACCGCGCGTGGCGCGATGCCGAAGCCGTGCTGGCCGCGGCGCGCGCCGAAATCGAGGCGGCGGCGCGCGACCGCGAATGGCTGGAACACGCGGTCGCCGAACTGGAGGCGCTCGCGCCCGAACCAGGCGAGGAGGAAACGCTCGCCGACCGTCGTCGCGGCATGCAGCGCGCGGAAAAGATCGCCGACGACTTGCGCGCCGTGGAGGCGTTCCTGACCGACGGCGACGGTGGCCTGTCCAAGTTGCGCCAGGCGGCCCGCGTGCTCGAACGTATCGCGCCCGATCACGAGGCGCTGGCCGAAGCACTCGCCGCGGTCGATCGCGCCGTGATCGAGGGCGCGGTGGCCGAGGATAAACTGGTCGAGGCGGCGCGCGAACTCTCGTTCGACCCGCGCGCACAGGAAGAGGACGAATCCCGTCTGTTCGACCTGCGCGGTATGGCGCGCAAACACCGTGTCCAGCCCGACGACCTGGCGGCGCTGACTGCGGAGCTGCGCGGCCGGCTCGACCGACTGGAAAGCGGCGAGGCCGGGCTCGCCAGGCTCGAGGCCGATGTCGCGGGGACCGAAGCGGCCTATGCCGCCGCCGCCGAAGCCCTGTCGGTGGCGCGAAGCAGCGCTGCCGAACGGCTCGATACCGCGGTCGCGACGGAATTCGCGCCGCTGAAGCTCGATGCGGCGCGCTTCCGCACCCTCGTCGAGCCTTTGCCGCGCGACAGTTGGGGCGCGCACGGCCGCGACCGCGTCGAATTCCTGGTTGCGACCAACCCCGGCGCGCCGTTCGGCTCACTGATGAAGATCGCCAGCGGCGGCGAATTGTCGCGCTTCATCCTGGCGCTGAAGGTTGCTCTGGCCGAAGAAGGCGGCGCGGAAACGCTGATCTTCGACGAAATCGACCGTGGGGTCGGCGGCGCGGTGGCGAGCGCGATCGGCGACCGCCTGTCGCGGCTGGCGAAGGGCGCGCAACTGCTGGTCGTGACCCACAGCCCCCAGGTCGCGGCGCGCGGCGACCAGCATCTGCTGATCGCCAAGAGCCACGACGGCACCGTGACCCGCACCGGTGTGCGCGTGCTCGACGCCGACGACCGCCGCGAGGAAATCGCGCGGATGCTGTCGGGCGCGGAGATCACCGCGGAAGCGCGGGCGCAAGCCGAGCGGCTGATCGCGGCGTAG
- a CDS encoding alpha/beta hydrolase: MTIDRRTLLAASLSAVPAGVVAQTLPPISAPETIYLWPSRDGPGLTNAALAEVVENRSQDPARPDRAVWGVRQPRMDVYRPAQANGAAMLVMPGGGYTRLSSDNEGREQARWLTARGITVFVLTYRLPAEGWRDPANTPLADAQRAMRLIRANAARFGVDPARVGAMGFSAGGHLCADLATRFGRAVYAPVDAADQLSARPTIAAPIYPVVSMEEDLAHAGSRAKLIGADATETMVIEHSPDRQVTKDTPPLFIIHAEDDATVKVANSLALHAAARGAGVPVEMHLFEKGGHGFGWGRRTAGLPAHLWPDLMLLWAKGRLIA, from the coding sequence ATGACGATCGATCGCCGCACCCTGCTCGCCGCCTCCCTCTCTGCCGTGCCTGCGGGTGTGGTGGCGCAGACCCTCCCACCCATATCGGCGCCCGAGACGATCTATCTGTGGCCCAGTCGCGATGGGCCGGGGCTGACCAACGCCGCGCTGGCCGAGGTGGTCGAGAACCGGAGTCAGGACCCCGCCCGGCCCGACCGCGCGGTGTGGGGGGTGCGCCAGCCGCGGATGGACGTGTATCGGCCCGCCCAGGCGAACGGTGCTGCCATGCTGGTGATGCCGGGTGGCGGCTATACGCGGCTGTCGAGCGACAACGAAGGCCGCGAGCAGGCGCGCTGGCTGACCGCGCGTGGGATCACCGTGTTCGTGCTGACCTATCGCCTGCCGGCGGAGGGGTGGCGCGACCCGGCGAACACGCCGTTAGCCGACGCGCAACGCGCGATGCGGCTGATCCGGGCGAATGCGGCGCGCTTCGGGGTCGATCCGGCGCGGGTGGGCGCGATGGGCTTTTCCGCAGGCGGACACCTTTGCGCGGACCTGGCGACGCGGTTCGGCCGCGCGGTCTACGCCCCGGTCGATGCCGCGGACCAGCTGAGCGCCCGCCCGACGATCGCCGCGCCGATCTATCCGGTCGTGTCGATGGAGGAGGACCTGGCCCACGCCGGATCGCGCGCCAAGCTGATCGGCGCGGACGCGACCGAGACGATGGTCATCGAACACTCCCCCGACCGCCAGGTGACGAAGGACACGCCGCCGCTGTTCATCATCCATGCCGAGGACGATGCGACGGTGAAGGTCGCCAACAGCCTCGCCCTGCACGCCGCCGCGCGCGGCGCCGGGGTGCCGGTCGAGATGCACCTGTTCGAAAAGGGCGGGCACGGCTTCGGTTGGGGCCGCCGGACGGCAGGACTGCCCGCGCATCTGTGGCCGGACCTGATGCTCCTGTGGGCGAAGGGGCGGTTGATTGCCTGA
- the tgt gene encoding tRNA guanosine(34) transglycosylase Tgt yields the protein MSRFTFTITATDGRARTGAISMVRGEIRTPAFMPVGTAATVKAVKPADVRAAGADIILGNTYHLMLRPTAERMQRLGGLHAFMGWDRPILTDSGGYQVMSLADLTKRSEEGVAFKSHLDGTRHMLSPERSIEIQRLLGSNITMAFDELVPTTSSREVQAAAMERSMRWARRSRDAFFAAEEHAAHNAIFGIQQGALDEGLRKASADALIDIGFDGYAVGGLAVGEGQEAMFGCLDFAPGQLPADKPRYLMGVGKPDDIVGAVERGIDMFDCVLPTRSGRTGQAFTRTGPINIRNAKFAEDTGPLDPACECPVCGTWSRAYIHHLVRAQEILGAMLMTEHNLWFYQALMADLRAAIARQELAAFANGFRAAYRGEK from the coding sequence ATGTCCCGTTTTACCTTCACTATCACCGCGACCGACGGTCGCGCGCGGACCGGCGCCATCAGCATGGTGCGCGGCGAGATCCGCACGCCCGCCTTCATGCCGGTGGGCACCGCCGCCACCGTCAAGGCGGTGAAGCCCGCCGACGTCCGTGCGGCCGGCGCCGACATCATTCTGGGCAACACCTATCACCTGATGCTGCGCCCGACCGCCGAGCGAATGCAGCGCCTGGGCGGATTGCACGCCTTCATGGGGTGGGACCGGCCGATCCTCACCGACAGCGGCGGATATCAGGTCATGAGCCTGGCCGACCTGACGAAGCGCAGCGAAGAGGGCGTGGCGTTCAAATCGCATCTCGACGGCACACGCCACATGCTGTCCCCCGAACGCTCGATCGAGATCCAGCGGCTGCTCGGCTCGAACATCACCATGGCGTTCGACGAGCTGGTCCCGACGACCAGCAGCCGCGAGGTCCAGGCCGCTGCAATGGAGCGGTCGATGCGCTGGGCTCGCCGCAGCCGCGACGCCTTCTTCGCCGCCGAAGAGCACGCCGCCCATAACGCGATCTTCGGCATCCAGCAGGGCGCGCTCGACGAAGGGCTCCGGAAGGCGTCGGCCGACGCGCTGATCGATATCGGTTTCGACGGCTATGCGGTCGGCGGTCTCGCGGTCGGCGAGGGGCAGGAGGCGATGTTCGGCTGTCTCGACTTCGCGCCCGGCCAGCTGCCCGCCGACAAGCCGCGCTACCTGATGGGCGTCGGCAAGCCCGACGACATCGTCGGCGCGGTCGAGCGCGGGATCGACATGTTCGACTGCGTCCTGCCCACCCGCTCGGGCCGCACTGGACAGGCGTTCACGCGCACCGGGCCAATCAACATCCGCAACGCGAAGTTCGCCGAGGATACCGGCCCGCTCGACCCGGCATGCGAATGCCCGGTGTGCGGGACGTGGAGCCGGGCGTACATCCACCATCTGGTTCGCGCGCAGGAGATCCTGGGAGCGATGCTGATGACCGAGCACAACCTTTGGTTCTACCAGGCGTTGATGGCCGACCTGCGCGCCGCGATCGCTCGGCAGGAGCTCGCGGCGTTTGCCAATGGCTTTCGCGCTGCATATCGAGGCGAGAAATAA
- a CDS encoding type II toxin-antitoxin system RelE/ParE family toxin: MRYDLAFLPSALKEWEKLGANVRAQFKKKLAERLDDPHVPAARLSGMADCYKIKLRAAGYRLVYRVDDGTITVIVVAVGKRDRNAVYKAAVKRR; encoded by the coding sequence ATGCGCTATGACCTCGCCTTCCTGCCGAGCGCGCTGAAGGAATGGGAGAAGCTGGGTGCGAATGTCCGCGCCCAGTTTAAGAAGAAGCTGGCCGAGCGACTGGACGACCCACACGTCCCGGCCGCCCGCCTGTCCGGCATGGCGGACTGCTACAAGATCAAGCTTCGCGCGGCCGGTTACAGGCTGGTCTACCGCGTTGACGACGGCACGATCACGGTAATCGTCGTCGCGGTCGGCAAACGCGACCGCAACGCCGTGTACAAGGCCGCCGTCAAACGACGTTAA
- a CDS encoding 1-deoxy-D-xylulose-5-phosphate synthase: MSDTPDTPLLDTVNTPADLRKLAPKQLRQLADELRAETISAVGQTGGHLGSGLGVVELTVAIHYVFNTPDDRLIWDVGHQCYPHKILTGRRDRIRTLRQGGGLSGFTKRSESEYDPFGAAHSSTSISAALGFAIANKLTDSPGKAIAVIGDGSMSAGMAYEAMNNAEAAGNRLVVILNDNDMSIAPPVGGLSAYLARMVSSSEYLGLRSLASKLTSKLSKRVHKTASKVEEYARGMATGGTLFEELGFYYVGPIDGHNLEHLIPVLENVRDAKEGPVLIHVVTQKGKGYAPAENSADKYHGVQKFDVITGAQAKAPPGPPAYQNVFGDALVKEAASDPRIVAITAAMPSGTGVDRFAKAYPDRAFDVGIAEQHAVTFAAGLAAQGMRPFCAIYSTFLQRAYDQVVHDVAIQNLPVRFAIDRAGLVGADGATHAGSFDVTYLATLPNFVVMSPADEAELVHMTHTAVLHDTGPIAVRYPRGNGTGVTLPEVPQRLEIGKGRVVREGKTVAILSLGTRLAEALKAADALEAKGLSTTVADLRFAKPLDEDLIRRLLTTHEVAVTIEEAAVGGLGAHVLTYASDAGLIDAGLKLRTMRLPDVFQDQDKPELQYDEARLNAAHIVDTVLKALRHNSEGVAEARA; this comes from the coding sequence ATGTCCGATACGCCTGATACCCCGTTGCTCGACACGGTGAACACGCCGGCCGACCTGCGAAAGCTCGCTCCCAAGCAGTTGAGACAGCTTGCCGATGAACTCCGTGCTGAGACGATTTCCGCCGTCGGCCAGACCGGCGGGCACCTCGGTTCCGGGCTCGGCGTGGTCGAGCTGACGGTCGCGATCCACTACGTCTTCAACACGCCCGACGACCGGCTGATCTGGGACGTCGGCCACCAATGCTATCCGCACAAGATCCTGACCGGCCGCCGCGACCGCATCCGCACGCTGCGCCAGGGCGGGGGGCTGAGCGGCTTCACCAAGCGCAGCGAAAGCGAATATGACCCGTTCGGCGCGGCACATTCGTCGACGTCGATTTCGGCGGCGCTGGGCTTCGCCATCGCCAACAAGCTGACCGATTCGCCGGGCAAGGCGATCGCCGTGATCGGCGACGGGTCGATGTCGGCGGGCATGGCGTACGAGGCGATGAACAATGCCGAGGCCGCGGGCAACCGGCTGGTCGTCATCCTGAACGACAACGACATGTCGATCGCACCGCCGGTGGGCGGGCTGTCGGCCTATCTCGCGCGGATGGTGTCGAGCAGCGAGTATCTCGGCCTGCGCAGCCTCGCCTCGAAGCTGACGTCGAAGCTGTCCAAGCGCGTGCACAAGACCGCGTCGAAGGTCGAGGAATATGCCCGCGGCATGGCGACCGGCGGCACGCTCTTCGAGGAACTCGGCTTCTATTATGTCGGGCCGATCGACGGCCATAACCTCGAACATCTGATTCCGGTGCTGGAGAATGTCCGCGACGCGAAGGAGGGTCCGGTCCTGATTCACGTCGTGACGCAGAAGGGCAAGGGCTATGCCCCGGCCGAGAATTCGGCGGACAAATATCACGGTGTCCAGAAGTTCGACGTGATCACCGGTGCGCAGGCGAAGGCGCCGCCGGGGCCGCCGGCCTACCAGAACGTCTTCGGCGACGCGCTGGTAAAGGAGGCTGCAAGCGACCCGCGCATCGTCGCGATCACCGCTGCCATGCCCTCGGGCACCGGCGTCGATCGCTTCGCCAAGGCCTATCCCGACCGCGCGTTCGACGTCGGCATCGCCGAACAACATGCGGTGACCTTCGCCGCGGGGCTCGCCGCGCAGGGCATGCGCCCGTTCTGCGCGATCTATTCGACCTTCCTGCAACGCGCCTACGACCAGGTCGTCCACGATGTCGCGATTCAGAACCTGCCGGTGCGCTTTGCGATCGACCGTGCGGGACTGGTCGGCGCGGACGGCGCGACCCACGCGGGCAGCTTCGATGTGACGTATCTGGCGACGCTGCCGAACTTCGTCGTGATGTCCCCGGCGGACGAGGCCGAGCTGGTCCATATGACGCATACCGCGGTGTTGCACGACACGGGGCCGATCGCGGTTCGCTATCCGCGCGGCAACGGCACCGGCGTCACCCTGCCCGAGGTGCCGCAGCGCCTCGAGATCGGCAAGGGTCGGGTAGTGCGCGAGGGCAAGACCGTCGCCATCCTGTCGCTCGGCACGCGTCTGGCCGAGGCGCTGAAGGCTGCCGATGCGCTGGAGGCCAAGGGCCTGTCGACGACGGTCGCCGACCTGCGCTTTGCGAAACCCCTCGACGAGGACCTGATCCGCCGCCTGCTGACGACCCACGAAGTCGCAGTCACGATCGAGGAAGCCGCGGTCGGCGGTCTTGGCGCCCACGTCCTGACCTACGCCAGCGACGCGGGGTTGATCGACGCGGGGCTCAAGCTGCGCACGATGCGCCTCCCCGACGTATTCCAGGATCAGGACAAGCCGGAGCTGCAGTATGACGAGGCCAGGCTCAACGCCGCGCACATCGTCGATACGGTGCTGAAGGCACTGCGACACAATAGCGAAGGCGTGGCGGAGGCGCGGGCTTAA